CCTGACCAACCGTATTGTTGATCTTATGGGCTCCGGTATGGTTCAGATCTTCCCGCTTCAGATAGATATGAGTCGAGTAATGCTGCGACAACCTGCTGGCATAATAAAGGGGAGAAGGCCTCCCCACAAAATCCCGCATCAGGGTATGCAGCTCATCGCGATAACCCGGGTCCTGCATTATTTCCAGGTACCGGTTGCGCAACTCCTCTATATTCGGGTACAGCATTTCCGGAATATATGCCCCACCATATCTGCCATAATATCCTTGAGGATCTACCTTATAGGTTTCTCTCGCCATATAGATATTCATTTAAATGGTTTGTAAATCGCTTAATTTTACTAACATCCTTCAATCCTGGATTGTGTTCAAACCGGCTGTTCAGGTCCACGCCCCCAAGGGCAGGATGCCTGATCTGAGCAATAGACGCCGCATCCTGCCCGTCTATGCCTCCACTTAGAAAGAAAGGCACGGACATTTGATACTCCTCCAGCAATTCCCAGTTAAACCGCACTCCATTGCCTCCGGGATGTTGGCCCCGGGTATCGAAAAGAAAATAATCACATACCGGTGCATAGTCCTCCAGCACATGAAAGTTAAAGGATTCGCTCAGATGAAATGTCTTGATGATCTCCAACCCTGGTCTCCTTAAAGAGGCGCAAAATTCAGCAGACTCATTGCCATGCAGCTGCAGGGCATCCAGCTCATATTTACTGGCAATCGACTCGGCCGTGGAAAGAGAGGCATCCACCAACACACCGGTTTTTTTGAAGCTTCCTTTGATGCGTTGAAGAAAACTTATATCCAATATCTCGCCGGCATAACGGGGGGAAGGTTCATAGAAAATAAACCCCAGGTAATCGGGTAAGACGGTTTCCAGCAAAAGGCGGATGTTTTTTTCATCTCTCAATCCGCATACCTTGACTTTCATAGCTTGATGGGTTTTGCTTTTGATTCAATGATTTTAATTGTCTGATAAAATTGGCGCACGCTTTCCCGGGACGCAGATGCTTCATGAAGGCCTCGCCTATCAACAGCCCCTCGAAGCCTCCCCTTAACAATTC
The nucleotide sequence above comes from Bacteroidales bacterium. Encoded proteins:
- a CDS encoding phosphoribosylanthranilate isomerase produces the protein MKVKVCGLRDEKNIRLLLETVLPDYLGFIFYEPSPRYAGEILDISFLQRIKGSFKKTGVLVDASLSTAESIASKYELDALQLHGNESAEFCASLRRPGLEIIKTFHLSESFNFHVLEDYAPVCDYFLFDTRGQHPGGNGVRFNWELLEEYQMSVPFFLSGGIDGQDAASIAQIRHPALGGVDLNSRFEHNPGLKDVSKIKRFTNHLNEYLYGERNL